In Candidatus Neomarinimicrobiota bacterium, the sequence TGAAGGAAAAAATAGGGGTGGGATGGAAAGGAGAGAGTTTCTCAAGTGGATGGAATTAGGCGCCGGAGCATTAGTCTATACACTGAGCACTCCGATGCATCTACTTTCGTCCCTGAATCCGGCAGAAAACCCATTGGCGGGATCAGTTAAGAGGGGATGGGAGAAAGTCTACAGAAATCAGTACAAATATGACAGCTGGTTTGATTGGGTCTGTTCACCAAACGACACCCACGCCTGTAGAGTGAGGGCATATGTCCGGAATGGGATTGTCACTCGGATGGGATCGACCTATGATTACCAAAAT encodes:
- a CDS encoding nitrate oxidoreductase subunit alpha yields the protein MNKKTEGKNRGGMERREFLKWMELGAGALVYTLSTPMHLLSSLNPAENPLAGSVKRGWEKVYRNQYKYDSWFDWVCSPNDTHACRVRAYVRNGIVTRMGSTYDYQNYSDLQGNHATNNWNPRQCAKGYTFHRVLYGPYRLK